In a single window of the Gammaproteobacteria bacterium genome:
- a CDS encoding thioredoxin family protein: MVSLETPVCEFGKPIIDFSLPGVDGKTYTVQDCMGKNGLLVMFICNHCPYVKAIRERLVRDTRELKEKFGVNSVAIMSNDPSLREEDSFENMQKIAQEFDFPFPYLMDESQTVAKDYGAVCTPDFFGYNSSGELQYRGRLDASRKETAPVDARRDLFLAMKQVAETGQGPEEQIPSMGCSIKWKEE, from the coding sequence ATGGTCAGCCTTGAAACGCCTGTATGTGAATTCGGAAAGCCTATCATCGATTTTAGTTTGCCTGGAGTTGATGGTAAGACATACACCGTTCAGGATTGCATGGGTAAGAACGGACTATTGGTAATGTTTATCTGTAACCATTGCCCGTACGTGAAGGCGATACGTGAACGACTGGTGCGTGATACTCGTGAGCTAAAGGAAAAATTCGGTGTCAATTCCGTGGCGATCATGTCGAATGATCCGTCACTCAGGGAAGAGGATTCGTTTGAGAATATGCAGAAGATCGCACAGGAATTTGATTTTCCATTTCCTTATCTGATGGACGAGAGTCAAACGGTGGCTAAGGACTACGGGGCAGTTTGCACCCCTGATTTTTTTGGGTATAACAGTAGTGGTGAGTTGCAATATCGCGGTAGGCTGGACGCTAGCCGGAAGGAAACGGCGCCGGTGGATGCTCGTCGCGACTTATTTCTGGCGATGAAGCAGGTTGCGGAAACTGGACAGGGGCCGGAAGAGCAAATCCCAAGCATGGGATGTTCTATTAAGTGGAAGGAAGAATAA
- the metK gene encoding methionine adenosyltransferase: MNRDFVFTSESVSEGHPDKVADQISDGVLDAILAQDPRARVACETLVNTGMVILSGEITTSAWVDMQDIVRKTVKEIGYNSSEMGFDYASCAVITSIDKQSADIAMGVDEFDNHEQGAGDQGLMFGYASNETDVLMPAPITYAHRLVKRQAEVRKNGELPWLRPDAKSQVTFRYEDGKPVAIDAVVLSTQHQDGIAQKDLVEAIMDSIVKPVLPAEWLHKDTNYFINPTGRFVIGGPVGDCGLTGRKIIVDTYGGMARHGGGAFSGKDPSKVDRSAAYAGRYVAKNIVAAGLADRCEIQVSYAIGVAQPTSISIDTFGTGKISDKRIIELVREHFDLRPKGIVTMLDLLRPIYQQTAAYGHFGRTESDLTWERTDRAEALKAAAGL, translated from the coding sequence ATGAATAGAGATTTCGTCTTTACCTCGGAATCAGTATCTGAAGGCCACCCTGATAAGGTTGCAGATCAGATTTCCGATGGCGTACTGGATGCCATTCTGGCACAAGATCCTCGTGCACGCGTCGCGTGTGAAACACTGGTCAATACCGGTATGGTGATATTGTCAGGTGAAATCACCACTTCCGCATGGGTCGACATGCAGGACATCGTACGTAAAACGGTAAAGGAAATCGGCTATAACTCTTCCGAAATGGGTTTCGATTATGCGTCTTGCGCGGTCATTACTTCGATTGACAAACAGTCAGCGGATATTGCCATGGGTGTGGACGAATTTGACAACCACGAACAAGGCGCCGGCGACCAGGGATTGATGTTTGGTTATGCCTCAAATGAAACCGATGTATTAATGCCCGCACCAATTACTTATGCACATCGCCTGGTCAAGAGACAGGCGGAAGTACGTAAAAATGGAGAACTTCCATGGTTACGCCCCGATGCTAAAAGCCAGGTGACATTCCGGTACGAAGACGGCAAACCTGTCGCGATCGATGCGGTGGTATTGTCAACACAGCACCAGGATGGTATCGCGCAAAAAGACCTCGTCGAAGCCATTATGGATAGCATTGTAAAGCCGGTACTGCCTGCTGAATGGTTGCACAAAGACACCAATTATTTCATCAATCCCACAGGTCGCTTTGTTATCGGTGGCCCGGTAGGTGACTGCGGTCTGACCGGGCGCAAGATTATTGTCGATACCTATGGCGGCATGGCTCGTCACGGTGGCGGCGCATTTTCGGGTAAGGATCCATCCAAGGTCGATCGTTCCGCAGCATATGCCGGTCGTTACGTTGCTAAGAACATCGTTGCGGCAGGACTGGCGGATCGTTGCGAAATACAGGTTTCCTATGCAATAGGCGTGGCCCAACCAACTTCGATTTCTATCGACACCTTTGGTACAGGCAAAATTAGTGACAAGCGAATTATAGAACTCGTTCGTGAGCACTTTGATCTGCGTCCGAAGGGCATCGTTACCATGTTGGACCTGCTTCGTCCGATTTATCAGCAGACAGCTGCCTATGGTCACTTCGGTCGCACCGAGAGCGATTTGACCTGGGAGAGAACAGATAGAGCTGAAGCGCTAAAAGCGGCAGCGGGACTGTAA